In Flavobacterium sp., a single window of DNA contains:
- a CDS encoding glycosyltransferase: MSSYLGLAYLSVKELRSYLKKNSFVDYEVLLTSEFAPKLSLIAPAYNEGFTIEENVKSLLSLNYNDYQVIVVNDGSKDNSMEILIKTYDLVLTEIDFHAQIKTKEIKGLYTSKNAAFKKLIVVDKENGGKADALNAGLNIAQNPYVVCIDVDCILDKDSLLKLAKPFLESHGERIIATGGVVRIANQCIIKNGRLVEINVPDVLLPRIQVLEYLRAFLLGRMAWGRLDGLLLISGAFGAFDKEIALLAGGYDTKTVGEDMELVVRMRRYMLENKLPYTVRYIPDPLCWTEAPEDFKIFKKQRSRWMRGTIETLKFHKKMFLNPKYKLLGMLSIPYWTLFEFLAPGIEFIGLVITIVFLIIGLLNWHFFLLLLLFVYTFAVFFSVIALFSEERTFHKYPKQADFFKLLLAAFIEPFYFHPLTVYSALIGYKEKIMGTKGWGEMTRKGFTKK; the protein is encoded by the coding sequence ATGTCTTCGTATTTGGGTTTAGCTTATTTATCAGTAAAAGAACTTAGAAGTTATCTTAAAAAAAATAGTTTTGTAGATTACGAAGTACTCTTAACAAGCGAATTTGCACCAAAACTGTCTTTAATCGCACCCGCTTACAATGAAGGTTTTACCATTGAAGAAAATGTAAAATCTTTACTTTCATTAAATTATAACGATTATCAGGTAATTGTTGTAAACGACGGAAGTAAAGACAACTCAATGGAAATTTTAATTAAAACGTATGATCTGGTTCTCACAGAAATTGATTTTCACGCCCAGATTAAAACAAAAGAAATTAAAGGATTGTACACCTCAAAAAACGCTGCTTTTAAAAAACTTATTGTAGTTGACAAAGAAAACGGAGGTAAAGCAGATGCGCTTAATGCAGGACTAAACATTGCGCAAAATCCTTATGTGGTATGCATCGATGTAGATTGCATTCTGGATAAAGATTCATTACTAAAATTAGCAAAACCATTTCTTGAATCACACGGAGAACGCATTATTGCGACGGGTGGCGTCGTTAGAATCGCAAACCAGTGTATAATTAAAAACGGACGTTTGGTTGAAATTAATGTACCCGATGTATTACTGCCAAGAATACAGGTATTAGAATATTTAAGAGCTTTTCTGTTAGGAAGAATGGCTTGGGGAAGACTCGACGGATTGTTATTAATCAGCGGTGCTTTTGGTGCTTTTGATAAAGAAATTGCATTATTGGCGGGCGGTTACGATACCAAAACCGTTGGAGAAGATATGGAACTCGTGGTAAGAATGCGCCGTTATATGCTCGAAAACAAACTGCCCTATACAGTTCGTTATATACCAGATCCGTTATGTTGGACAGAAGCTCCGGAAGATTTTAAAATATTCAAAAAGCAGCGCAGCCGCTGGATGCGAGGAACAATTGAAACACTGAAATTTCATAAAAAAATGTTCCTTAATCCAAAGTATAAATTATTAGGAATGTTGAGTATTCCATATTGGACTTTGTTTGAATTTCTGGCTCCCGGAATAGAATTTATAGGTCTGGTTATTACAATCGTATTTCTGATTATAGGACTTCTTAACTGGCATTTCTTTCTTTTACTGCTGTTGTTTGTGTATACATTTGCCGTTTTCTTTTCGGTTATTGCTTTGTTTAGCGAAGAACGTACTTTTCATAAATATCCAAAACAAGCCGATTTTTTCAAACTGCTTTTAGCCGCTTTTATTGAGCCTTTCTATTTTCATCCGCTAACCGTTTACTCGGCTTTAATTGGTTACAAAGAAAAAATAATGGGAACCAAGGGATGGGGTGAAATGACCAGAAAAGGGTTTACGAAAAAATAA
- a CDS encoding YaiO family outer membrane beta-barrel protein — protein sequence MKFIYYSILLLFISSAAIGQEINVDEAMANAKREVEKGNYDKALSILNPVRAKFPEDEDIKTYAGRIYSWKKDYKTAIEVLSPMADRVNPSPDALLAIINVYYWSEQFEKCIFYCDKYLALDPNSIDVLKIKVTCLEKLDRDQEALEIIDKASVTENSTQAFKGIRTLIGHKTKNAISASYLNVSTSNPGQSPLHYGYVEYTHKFTKSALVGRANIGHVNDDTQMLFEADYYQTFAKKDYLYVNAGVSTGETIFPVAKVGVEYYFRPGKRFDYALGVRYMHFETDDVTLLTGQLSYKTGSNTIAYRPYYDTGNALFSHVLSFQHTNEENENLIRFELQYGNVPYLYLYNNYTQPLKAYRAGIQYQHRIGDSFFVRPIFLYEYEEYLPGEYRNRFNAQIIITKRF from the coding sequence ATGAAATTTATATATTATTCAATCCTTCTGTTATTTATTTCTTCAGCAGCAATTGGTCAGGAAATTAATGTTGATGAAGCTATGGCAAATGCTAAGCGCGAAGTTGAGAAAGGCAATTACGATAAAGCATTGTCAATTCTGAACCCTGTGCGGGCAAAATTTCCAGAGGATGAAGATATAAAAACGTATGCTGGACGTATTTACAGCTGGAAAAAGGACTATAAAACCGCCATTGAAGTATTATCACCAATGGCAGACAGAGTAAATCCATCGCCAGATGCATTACTCGCTATCATTAATGTTTATTATTGGTCTGAGCAATTTGAGAAATGTATATTTTATTGCGATAAATATCTGGCTTTAGATCCAAATTCAATAGACGTATTAAAAATAAAAGTAACCTGTCTCGAAAAACTCGATCGCGATCAGGAAGCATTAGAAATAATTGATAAAGCCTCTGTAACAGAAAACAGTACGCAGGCCTTTAAAGGAATACGAACACTTATTGGCCATAAAACAAAAAATGCCATTTCTGCATCATACTTAAACGTATCGACCTCAAATCCCGGACAGTCGCCGCTGCATTACGGATATGTGGAATATACACATAAATTTACAAAGTCGGCACTTGTAGGCCGTGCCAATATTGGTCACGTAAACGACGATACGCAAATGCTTTTTGAAGCAGATTATTATCAAACTTTTGCCAAAAAAGATTATTTATACGTAAACGCCGGAGTTTCTACAGGCGAAACAATTTTTCCGGTTGCAAAGGTGGGTGTCGAATATTATTTTAGACCCGGAAAAAGATTTGATTACGCATTAGGAGTTCGATACATGCATTTTGAAACCGATGATGTAACCTTGCTTACGGGACAGCTTTCATATAAAACAGGAAGCAATACAATTGCATACCGACCTTATTATGACACAGGAAACGCTTTGTTCTCTCATGTTTTAAGCTTTCAGCATACCAATGAAGAAAACGAAAACCTTATTCGATTTGAGCTGCAATACGGAAACGTTCCTTATCTCTATTTATACAACAATTATACACAGCCTTTAAAAGCTTACAGAGCAGGAATACAGTATCAGCATCGTATTGGCGATTCATTTTTTGTCCGCCCGATTTTTCTTTATGAATATGAAGAATATCTGCCTGGCGAATACAGAAACAGATTTAATGCACAGATAATTATAACTAAACGTTTTTAA
- a CDS encoding response regulator transcription factor, translating to MRIVLAEDNDILRKSLSFFLESKGFTVDQFSDGKDALEAIEKNSYDLILTDINMPGISGMQITQHVRQTINSDIPIIILTSSGVEQTELDSFDIGANEFIAKPISPAVLLVRINKLLNTRV from the coding sequence ATGAGAATAGTTTTAGCCGAAGATAATGATATCCTACGCAAATCGTTATCTTTTTTCTTAGAGTCTAAAGGATTTACAGTTGACCAGTTTTCAGATGGTAAAGATGCATTAGAAGCTATTGAAAAAAATAGTTATGATCTAATCCTTACAGACATAAATATGCCGGGGATCAGCGGAATGCAGATTACGCAGCATGTTAGGCAGACCATTAATTCTGATATTCCAATAATTATACTTACCTCTTCTGGTGTAGAGCAGACAGAGCTGGATTCGTTTGACATTGGCGCAAATGAATTTATTGCAAAGCCAATAAGTCCGGCTGTGCTTTTAGTAAGAATTAATAAATTATTAAATACCCGTGTTTAA
- a CDS encoding RNA polymerase sigma-70 factor has product MYKGYTDEQLVELLRQGKDKAFDELYFRYRDPLVRFVYIRMKSISVSEEIVQEVFTSIWERRKKILLQKSFAAYIYTSVRYTTLDYIKSHTISDQYIQEVLDRNTVSLNSYNGTEDSIYYEELQIAVDKAASLLPKKSKEVFILSRIKHYSNKEIADELNVSIETVKYHITYALKFMRTYLGEFN; this is encoded by the coding sequence ATGTATAAAGGTTACACTGATGAACAGCTTGTCGAATTATTGAGACAGGGAAAAGATAAAGCTTTTGATGAATTGTATTTCAGATACCGTGATCCGCTTGTACGTTTTGTATATATAAGAATGAAATCGATTTCCGTTTCTGAAGAAATTGTGCAGGAAGTTTTTACCTCAATCTGGGAACGAAGAAAAAAGATTTTACTCCAAAAAAGTTTTGCGGCTTACATATACACCTCTGTGCGTTATACAACGCTGGATTATATTAAATCCCACACAATTTCAGATCAGTACATTCAGGAAGTTTTAGATAGAAATACGGTTTCTTTAAATAGCTATAATGGAACAGAAGATTCCATTTATTACGAAGAACTCCAGATTGCAGTTGACAAGGCAGCATCATTACTTCCTAAAAAATCAAAAGAAGTTTTTATTCTCAGCCGGATCAAACATTACTCCAATAAAGAAATTGCCGATGAACTAAATGTTTCTATCGAAACAGTAAAGTATCACATTACGTATGCACTGAAATTTATGCGTACCTATTTAGGCGAGTTTAACTGA
- a CDS encoding ATP-binding protein, with protein sequence MSYEDQPIPHNELERLAALKRYNILDTLPDHAFDDATKLVSYICGVPIAHISFIDENRQWFKSEIGIGVSEVPREISFCRYTIMESEMVEINDTFLNERFKDDPNVTGGFKVRFYAGIPLTTPDGFNIGTICAIDHVAKELNENQRNALSIVSRHVINQLELSNKNMQLDAQKKIAERAVLAKDSFLANMSHEIRTPLNAIIGFTDLLAQTKLDVVQRDYIDSVQIAGENLLLIINDILDLSKIESGNLTIETEPFNLKNTLKHVYALLKVKVPKDVEFNLFLDADMPEMVIGDQGRLNQILVNLIGNSLKFTNEGDVTVSVKKIDETENHYSLRFSVKDTGIGIPEKKLKTIFDRFTQAEDSTTRRFGGTGLGLNIVKQLVELQNAEIHVKSKENRGSEFYFDINYRKADYSEENEKAIVSENLGKLKILLCEDNVLNQKLAKNVIQNFGFELDIAENGEEGIEFLSKNEYDLVLMDLQMPVKDGYQTTEYIRNEMKSTIPIIAMTAHSLVGEQERCYNAGMDGYVPKPFKQSALLEAIKTVLNPDNKLHRKRRVDLSFIDEMSGGDLNFRQEMVNLFIEKIPGEEALLEESFKKKDYDTVKKMAHNMRSSLDMFLLDDLSNCLAVIEEEARHEKFTSETADRIHIFHCGIIEVVKYLKEL encoded by the coding sequence ATGAGTTACGAAGATCAGCCAATACCACACAATGAGCTAGAGCGTTTAGCAGCATTAAAGCGTTACAATATATTAGATACACTTCCGGATCATGCTTTTGATGATGCAACAAAATTAGTTTCTTATATATGCGGGGTTCCCATTGCCCATATTTCTTTTATTGATGAAAACCGACAATGGTTTAAATCTGAAATTGGCATAGGAGTATCTGAGGTTCCAAGAGAAATTTCTTTTTGCAGATATACGATAATGGAATCAGAAATGGTCGAAATAAACGATACATTTTTGAACGAACGTTTTAAAGATGACCCTAATGTTACCGGAGGTTTTAAGGTTCGGTTTTATGCCGGAATTCCGCTTACAACACCGGATGGATTTAATATTGGTACTATCTGCGCTATTGATCATGTTGCTAAAGAACTAAATGAAAATCAGCGTAATGCACTTTCTATTGTTTCCAGACACGTGATAAACCAGCTGGAACTGAGCAATAAAAACATGCAGCTGGATGCACAGAAAAAAATTGCCGAAAGGGCAGTACTGGCAAAAGATAGTTTTCTGGCCAATATGAGCCATGAAATTCGTACGCCTTTAAATGCCATAATTGGTTTTACAGATCTTCTGGCTCAAACCAAACTAGATGTTGTTCAGCGTGATTATATTGACAGCGTACAAATTGCGGGCGAAAATTTACTGCTTATTATTAATGATATTTTGGATCTTTCTAAAATTGAATCGGGAAATTTAACAATCGAAACAGAACCATTCAATTTAAAAAATACACTTAAACATGTTTATGCTTTACTAAAAGTAAAAGTACCTAAAGATGTTGAATTCAATCTTTTTCTGGATGCCGATATGCCGGAAATGGTAATTGGAGATCAGGGAAGGTTAAATCAAATATTGGTAAACTTAATTGGAAATTCGCTAAAATTCACAAATGAAGGTGATGTTACTGTTTCTGTAAAAAAAATAGACGAAACAGAAAATCATTATTCGCTTCGATTCTCGGTTAAAGATACCGGTATTGGTATTCCTGAGAAAAAACTTAAAACTATTTTTGATCGATTTACTCAGGCGGAAGACAGTACAACAAGAAGATTTGGCGGTACAGGACTTGGTCTTAATATTGTAAAACAATTAGTTGAATTACAAAATGCCGAAATTCATGTAAAAAGTAAAGAAAACAGAGGATCTGAGTTTTATTTTGATATTAATTATAGAAAAGCAGATTATAGTGAAGAAAATGAGAAAGCGATAGTATCTGAAAATTTAGGAAAACTTAAAATATTGCTTTGCGAAGACAATGTTTTAAATCAAAAGCTGGCAAAAAATGTGATTCAGAATTTTGGTTTTGAATTGGATATTGCCGAAAATGGAGAAGAAGGAATCGAGTTTTTATCTAAAAATGAATATGACCTCGTTTTGATGGATCTTCAAATGCCTGTTAAAGATGGTTACCAAACCACAGAATATATCAGGAATGAAATGAAATCGACTATTCCGATTATTGCCATGACGGCTCATTCTTTAGTGGGAGAGCAAGAACGATGCTACAATGCCGGAATGGACGGTTATGTTCCTAAACCATTTAAACAGTCTGCTCTTTTAGAAGCTATAAAAACGGTATTAAATCCAGATAATAAACTACACCGAAAAAGAAGAGTAGACTTATCATTTATTGATGAAATGTCAGGAGGAGATCTAAACTTCAGACAGGAAATGGTAAATCTTTTTATAGAAAAAATCCCGGGAGAAGAAGCTCTGCTCGAAGAATCATTCAAAAAAAAGGATTACGACACAGTAAAAAAAATGGCTCATAATATGAGATCCAGTTTAGATATGTTTCTGCTTGATGATTTAAGTAACTGCCTTGCTGTTATTGAAGAAGAAGCCAGACATGAAAAATTTACATCTGAAACCGCTGACAGAATCCATATATTCCATTGCGGCATAATTGAAGTAGTTAAATATCTAAAGGAGCTATGA